In Crinalium epipsammum PCC 9333, the following are encoded in one genomic region:
- a CDS encoding pantothenate kinase: MIGNSRLHWALFTGATLEAAWDTDHLPALVVEQLIQSWQAGEWKTELFPDTQINAIQIPNSTPIPLYVASVVPVQTQLWQTYPYINVITLDQLPLHGLYPTLGIDRALAVLGAGENLGFPVLVIDGGTALTFTGVDAQKRLVGGAILPGLRLQIQSLTDRTAALPKIELYSEMPPRWALNTVEAIQSGVSYTVLAGVKDFIESWWQEFPESKIAITGGDRTLLLVYLQAKFPNIAAKVIADPHLIFWGMQSLTINN; the protein is encoded by the coding sequence ATGATCGGCAATTCCCGATTACATTGGGCTTTGTTTACTGGTGCAACACTAGAGGCTGCTTGGGATACAGATCATTTGCCTGCCTTAGTGGTAGAACAGCTAATTCAAAGTTGGCAGGCTGGTGAGTGGAAAACAGAATTATTTCCAGACACTCAAATAAATGCTATTCAAATTCCCAATTCTACGCCGATACCGCTTTATGTAGCCTCTGTTGTTCCTGTGCAAACACAACTTTGGCAGACATACCCATATATTAATGTGATTACGTTAGACCAATTACCACTTCATGGACTTTACCCGACACTGGGAATAGACCGTGCCTTGGCAGTACTGGGGGCGGGTGAAAATCTCGGTTTTCCAGTTTTAGTAATTGATGGAGGAACCGCACTAACGTTTACTGGTGTAGATGCTCAAAAACGCTTAGTCGGAGGGGCAATATTACCAGGGTTACGCTTACAAATACAGTCATTAACTGACAGAACTGCTGCTTTGCCCAAAATTGAATTGTATAGCGAGATGCCCCCAAGATGGGCTTTGAATACAGTAGAAGCTATTCAAAGTGGGGTGAGTTACACAGTCTTAGCTGGAGTTAAAGACTTCATTGAGTCGTGGTGGCAGGAATTTCCAGAAAGTAAAATTGCTATTACAGGAGGCGATCGCACTCTTCTATTAGTCTATCTTCAAGCCAAGTTTCCTAATATAGCAGCTAAGGTAATTGCTGACCCGCATTTAATTTTTTGGGGAATGCAGTCTTTAACAATTAACAATTAA
- a CDS encoding diflavin flavoprotein codes for MVTLTDRTQKRLTIETTEIALETTTIRSLDWDRDRFDIEFGLQNGTTYNSFVIRGEQTALVDTSHEKFRQLYLDTLKGVINPAEIDYLIISHTEPDHSGLVKDILQLAPQVTVVGSKVAIQFIEDFVHQPFERRIVKNGDHLDLGNGHELEFVIAPNLHWPDTMFTYDHKTQILFTCDAFGLHYCSDSTFDENLADIEADYRFYYECLMAPNARSVLSALKRMGELPEVTTIGTGHGPLLRHNVDELVNRYRQWSQAKAKAETSVVVFYISDYGYSDRLSQSLARGISKTGVGVEMIDLKSADPQEVQELVGRSAGLVIAMPPASGTVASAAQAAIGTVLAAAKDKQVIGLFESYGGDDEPVDPLLSKFRELGLAVGFPAIRIKTTPNEATYQLCEEAGTDLGQLLTRDRAIKQLKSLDAELEKALGRISGGLYIITAKKGEIKSAMLASWVSQASFEPLGLTIAVAKDRAIESLMQVGDRFVLNVLEEGNYQPLMKHFLKRFPPGADRFAGIKTQPAENGSPILVDALAYMECHVMSRMELSDHHVVYATVDTGRVSKPDALTAVHHRKVGNYY; via the coding sequence ATGGTAACGCTCACCGACCGAACCCAAAAGCGCCTGACAATAGAGACAACAGAGATTGCGCTAGAGACAACAACGATTCGGTCACTAGATTGGGATCGCGATCGCTTCGATATTGAATTTGGACTGCAAAACGGCACTACATATAATTCTTTTGTAATTCGGGGTGAGCAAACTGCCCTAGTCGATACATCCCATGAGAAATTCCGCCAACTGTATTTAGACACTCTTAAAGGTGTAATCAATCCAGCAGAAATTGATTACCTAATTATTAGCCACACAGAACCAGACCATAGTGGTTTGGTGAAAGACATCTTGCAACTCGCGCCACAGGTGACAGTGGTAGGTTCAAAAGTCGCAATCCAGTTTATCGAGGATTTTGTTCATCAACCTTTTGAGCGGCGGATTGTTAAAAATGGCGATCACCTAGACTTAGGTAACGGACATGAATTGGAATTTGTGATCGCGCCTAATTTACACTGGCCCGACACGATGTTTACTTATGACCATAAAACTCAAATCCTCTTCACCTGCGATGCTTTTGGTCTGCACTACTGCTCAGATAGTACCTTCGACGAAAATTTAGCAGATATAGAAGCAGATTACCGCTTTTATTATGAATGCTTAATGGCTCCTAATGCCCGATCAGTGCTATCTGCCTTGAAGCGGATGGGTGAACTACCAGAAGTTACTACTATCGGTACAGGACATGGGCCACTGCTGCGCCACAACGTTGATGAATTAGTTAATCGTTATCGCCAATGGAGTCAAGCGAAAGCGAAAGCTGAGACAAGTGTAGTAGTATTTTATATTTCCGATTACGGATATAGCGATCGCCTTTCTCAATCCCTCGCCAGAGGTATTAGTAAAACAGGCGTTGGTGTAGAGATGATCGATCTCAAATCCGCAGATCCGCAGGAAGTTCAGGAACTCGTCGGTCGGTCGGCAGGACTTGTAATTGCCATGCCACCCGCATCTGGAACAGTCGCCAGCGCCGCCCAAGCTGCTATTGGTACAGTTTTAGCAGCAGCGAAGGATAAACAAGTTATTGGCTTATTTGAATCTTACGGTGGGGATGATGAGCCTGTAGATCCACTATTAAGTAAATTTAGAGAATTAGGTTTAGCAGTCGGATTTCCAGCAATTCGGATTAAAACAACCCCTAATGAAGCCACTTATCAATTGTGTGAAGAAGCGGGGACAGACTTAGGGCAATTACTCACACGCGATCGCGCGATTAAGCAACTCAAGTCTTTGGATGCTGAATTAGAAAAAGCGCTAGGGCGGATCAGTGGTGGACTGTATATCATTACTGCGAAAAAAGGTGAAATCAAGAGTGCGATGTTAGCATCTTGGGTTTCTCAAGCTAGTTTTGAACCGTTAGGGCTAACAATTGCTGTTGCCAAAGATCGGGCAATTGAATCATTAATGCAAGTAGGCGATCGCTTTGTGCTGAATGTTTTAGAAGAAGGCAATTATCAGCCGTTAATGAAGCATTTCCTCAAACGTTTCCCCCCTGGTGCCGATCGTTTTGCTGGTATCAAAACTCAACCTGCGGAAAACGGTAGTCCTATTCTGGTAGATGCCTTAGCTTATATGGAGTGCCATGTTATGAGTCGCATGGAACTATCGGATCACCACGTTGTTTACGCCACAGTTGATACTGGGCGGGTGAGTAAGCCTGATGCGCTGACGGCTGTGCATCATCGGAAGGTTGGGAATTATTATTAG
- a CDS encoding GxxExxY protein: MTENELSKIIIGCAMKVHTALGAGLLESAYEACLEYELRKAKLRVEKQKPIPLIYEEVRLDCGYRIDLLVENKVIIEVKAVESLHPIHSAQLLTYLKFIECKLGMLINFNVIHLKDGIKRVVNGL, from the coding sequence ATGACTGAAAATGAGTTGTCGAAAATAATTATTGGGTGTGCGATGAAGGTGCATACGGCTTTAGGTGCTGGATTGTTGGAATCGGCTTATGAAGCTTGTTTAGAGTATGAATTGAGGAAAGCTAAATTAAGGGTTGAAAAACAAAAACCTATACCTTTAATTTATGAAGAAGTAAGGCTAGACTGTGGCTATCGCATAGACCTGTTAGTTGAAAATAAAGTAATTATCGAGGTCAAAGCCGTCGAGTCTCTTCACCCGATACATTCTGCTCAACTTTTAACTTATCTCAAATTCATCGAGTGTAAACTTGGTATGTTGATCAACTTCAATGTTATTCACCTCAAAGATGGCATCAAAAGAGTAGTCAACGGTCTTTAA
- a CDS encoding diflavin flavoprotein produces the protein MTPTRDVQVLPIATDTTVLRSRTWERLKFEIEYALKRGTTANSFIIQAEKTALIDPPGESFTEIFMQALKQRFDLKKLDYVILGHVNPNRSVTLKTLLELAPQITFVCSNPGAIALRAALPDNDLNILVMRGEETLDLGKGHHLEFIPTPSPRWADSLCTYDRQTEILYTDKLFGAHICGDQVFDEGWTTFNEDRRYYFDCLMAPHARQVETALDKLSEFQTRLYAPGHGALVRYGLLPLTQAYREWIGQQQSKDLSVALIYASAYGNTATLASAIARGITKAGVAVESINCEFTEPAELQAAVEKANGFIIGSPTLGGHAPTPVQTALGIVLSSADKTKYAGVFGSYGWSGEAIDLLEGKLKDAGYQFGFDPIRVKFKPTDATLKYCEEAGTDFAQALKKAKKARIPRQQTSDSQTARIEQAVGRVVGSMCVVTTKQEELSGAMLASWVSQASFNPPGFTVAIAKERAIESLTHTGKKFVLNILAQGNHLGLMKHFLKPFAPGEDRFVGVATEEANNGCPILTDALAYLECTVSNRMECGDHWLVYAAVENGKLLQTSGVTAVHHRKSGSHY, from the coding sequence ATGACCCCAACTCGCGATGTCCAAGTTCTCCCCATAGCCACAGATACTACAGTATTGCGATCGCGCACATGGGAGCGACTAAAATTTGAAATTGAATATGCCCTCAAACGCGGTACAACCGCCAACTCTTTTATAATTCAAGCTGAAAAAACTGCTTTAATTGACCCCCCTGGAGAATCTTTTACTGAGATTTTCATGCAGGCGTTAAAGCAACGTTTTGATCTTAAAAAGTTAGATTATGTAATTTTGGGTCATGTTAATCCCAATCGCAGTGTTACTCTTAAAACCTTGCTAGAATTAGCACCACAAATTACTTTTGTTTGTTCTAATCCAGGTGCGATCGCTCTACGTGCTGCTTTACCAGATAATGACTTAAATATTCTAGTGATGCGTGGGGAAGAAACCCTAGATTTAGGCAAGGGACATCATCTAGAATTTATACCTACGCCGAGTCCTCGTTGGGCAGATAGTCTTTGTACTTACGATCGCCAAACGGAAATTTTATATACAGATAAACTTTTTGGGGCGCATATTTGTGGCGATCAAGTTTTTGATGAAGGTTGGACGACTTTTAACGAAGATCGTCGCTATTATTTCGATTGTCTCATGGCTCCCCATGCCCGACAAGTTGAAACCGCGCTAGATAAATTAAGTGAGTTTCAAACTAGATTATATGCTCCTGGTCATGGTGCTTTAGTTCGCTATGGTTTGTTACCACTAACTCAAGCATATCGAGAATGGATTGGGCAGCAACAATCTAAAGATTTGAGTGTAGCTTTAATTTATGCTTCGGCTTATGGAAATACAGCTACATTAGCGAGTGCGATCGCTCGTGGTATTACTAAAGCAGGTGTTGCTGTCGAGTCGATTAACTGCGAATTTACTGAACCTGCGGAACTTCAAGCAGCAGTAGAAAAAGCAAATGGGTTTATTATAGGTTCTCCTACTCTCGGTGGTCATGCTCCTACCCCAGTACAAACTGCACTAGGAATTGTGCTATCTTCTGCCGATAAAACAAAATATGCTGGTGTCTTTGGTTCTTATGGTTGGAGTGGGGAAGCAATTGATTTACTAGAAGGTAAACTTAAGGACGCGGGCTATCAATTTGGTTTTGATCCGATTCGGGTTAAATTTAAGCCAACAGATGCCACACTTAAATACTGTGAAGAAGCGGGTACTGACTTTGCTCAAGCTTTGAAAAAAGCTAAAAAAGCCCGTATACCAAGACAGCAAACGAGTGATTCACAAACAGCCCGGATTGAACAAGCTGTAGGGCGCGTGGTCGGTTCTATGTGTGTGGTGACAACTAAACAAGAAGAACTTTCTGGCGCAATGTTAGCTTCTTGGGTTTCTCAAGCTAGTTTTAATCCCCCTGGTTTTACTGTTGCTATAGCCAAAGAACGAGCAATTGAATCTCTCACACATACAGGCAAGAAATTTGTTTTAAATATTCTTGCTCAAGGCAATCATCTTGGTTTAATGAAGCATTTCCTTAAACCATTTGCACCAGGTGAAGATCGATTTGTTGGTGTTGCTACAGAAGAAGCAAATAACGGTTGTCCTATCCTTACTGATGCACTAGCGTATCTTGAATGCACCGTATCAAATCGGATGGAGTGTGGAGATCACTGGCTAGTTTATGCCGCCGTAGAGAATGGTAAGTTACTACAAACTAGCGGTGTGACTGCGGTACATCATCGCAAATCAGGCAGCCATTACTAA